The following are encoded in a window of Cygnus atratus isolate AKBS03 ecotype Queensland, Australia chromosome 20, CAtr_DNAZoo_HiC_assembly, whole genome shotgun sequence genomic DNA:
- the LOC118254061 gene encoding caspase-1-like isoform X1 yields the protein MADQELLKVRADFVDRVRKPVISKLLDDLLAHKVLSQVEVDEVQEGNAVTSDKARCLVDTVRLKGSKASKIFIDSLSKHDHTLVEQLGLATGSGSPGVQPPVSIQGQQWIRQCSLSEYQRIQEAEGNQIYPIHLPRETRTRRALLICNTEFEHLSQRKGAEVDVKEMTKLLEGLGYRVDFHENLTSQEMAMVMKDFAGQKDHLTSDSTFLVFMSHGRRTGLCGTKSTDETTDILSLDTIYENFNNKHCEALIGKPKVVVIQSCRGDNVGLVLVSDSTIPEVPALSSDSMNTAMLQGRKVRITHLESDFATLYSSTPDTVSWRSPVTGSLFIQKLVEQFRNHAFNSDLQELFRKVQCSFENFPQQLPTQERTTMLRKFYLFPGH from the exons ATGGCGG accaggagctgctgaaggtgCGGGCGGACTTCGTGGATCGTGTGAGGAAGCCGGTGATCTCCAAGCTTCTGGATGACCTCCTGGCCCACAAGGTGCTGAGCCAGGTGGAAGTGGATGAGGTACAGGAAGGCAACGCAGTGACAAGCGACAAGGCCCGTTGCCTCGTAGACACTGTGCGCCTGAAGGGCTCGAAGGCCAGCAAGATCTTCATCGACAGCCTCAGCAAGCATGATCACACCCTGGTGGAGCAGCTGGGTCTGGCCACTGGCTCTG GGTCCCCTGGTGTGCAGCCCCCCGTTAGCATCCAGGGCCAGCAGTGGATCCGGCAGTGCTCTTTAAGCGAGTACCAGCGCATCCAGGAGGCGGAGGGAAATCAG ATCTATCCCATCCACTTGCCACGGGAGACACGAACCCGTAGGGCCCTGCTCATCTGCAACACAGAGTTTGAGCACCTCAGCCAGCGGAAGGGGGCTGAAGTGGATGTGAAGGAGATGACGaagctgctggaggggctgggctACAGGGTGGACTTCCATGAAAACTTAACTTCCCAG GAGATGGCCATGGTCATGAAGGATTTTGCAGGTCAAAAAGATCATTTGACCTCCGACAGCACCTTCCTGGTGTTCATGTCCCACGGACGTAGGACTGGGCTCTGCGGGACCAAGAGCACAGATGAGACCACAGACATCCTTTCCCTCGACACCATCTATGAGAACTTCAACAACAAGCACTGCGAGGCGCTGATTGGCAAACCCAAGGTGGTGGTTATCCAGTCCTGCCGCGGAG ACAACGTAGGGTTGGTGCTGGTGTCCGACTCAACCATCCCTGAGGTGCCTGCTCTCAGCTCAGACAGCATGAACACTGCAATGCTGCAAGGCAGAAAAGTCAGAATAACTCACCTGGAGAGTGATTTTGCCACTTTATATTCCTCCACACCTG ATACTGTCTCCTGGAGAAGCCCAGTAACAGGCTCCCTTTTTATCCAGAAACTGGTAGAGCAGTTTCGAAACCATGCCTTTAACAGTGACTTGCAGGAGTTGTTCCGAAAG GTCCAATGTTCCTTTGAAAACTTCCCTCAGCAGTTGCCAACACAAGAAAGGACTACGATGCTCAGAAAGTTCTACCTCTTCCCAGGCCACTGA
- the LOC118254061 gene encoding caspase-1-like isoform X2, translated as MADQELLKVRADFVDRVRKPVISKLLDDLLAHKVLSQVEVDEVQEGNAVTSDKARCLVDTVRLKGSKASKIFIDSLSKHDHTLVEQLGLATGSGSPGVQPPVSIQGQQWIRQCSLSEYQRIQEAEGNQIYPIHLPRETRTRRALLICNTEFEHLSQRKGAEVDVKEMTKLLEGLGYRVDFHENLTSQEMAMVMKDFAGQKDHLTSDSTFLVFMSHGRRTGLCGTKSTDETTDILSLDTIYENFNNKHCEALIGKPKVVVIQSCRGDTVSWRSPVTGSLFIQKLVEQFRNHAFNSDLQELFRKVQCSFENFPQQLPTQERTTMLRKFYLFPGH; from the exons ATGGCGG accaggagctgctgaaggtgCGGGCGGACTTCGTGGATCGTGTGAGGAAGCCGGTGATCTCCAAGCTTCTGGATGACCTCCTGGCCCACAAGGTGCTGAGCCAGGTGGAAGTGGATGAGGTACAGGAAGGCAACGCAGTGACAAGCGACAAGGCCCGTTGCCTCGTAGACACTGTGCGCCTGAAGGGCTCGAAGGCCAGCAAGATCTTCATCGACAGCCTCAGCAAGCATGATCACACCCTGGTGGAGCAGCTGGGTCTGGCCACTGGCTCTG GGTCCCCTGGTGTGCAGCCCCCCGTTAGCATCCAGGGCCAGCAGTGGATCCGGCAGTGCTCTTTAAGCGAGTACCAGCGCATCCAGGAGGCGGAGGGAAATCAG ATCTATCCCATCCACTTGCCACGGGAGACACGAACCCGTAGGGCCCTGCTCATCTGCAACACAGAGTTTGAGCACCTCAGCCAGCGGAAGGGGGCTGAAGTGGATGTGAAGGAGATGACGaagctgctggaggggctgggctACAGGGTGGACTTCCATGAAAACTTAACTTCCCAG GAGATGGCCATGGTCATGAAGGATTTTGCAGGTCAAAAAGATCATTTGACCTCCGACAGCACCTTCCTGGTGTTCATGTCCCACGGACGTAGGACTGGGCTCTGCGGGACCAAGAGCACAGATGAGACCACAGACATCCTTTCCCTCGACACCATCTATGAGAACTTCAACAACAAGCACTGCGAGGCGCTGATTGGCAAACCCAAGGTGGTGGTTATCCAGTCCTGCCGCGGAG ATACTGTCTCCTGGAGAAGCCCAGTAACAGGCTCCCTTTTTATCCAGAAACTGGTAGAGCAGTTTCGAAACCATGCCTTTAACAGTGACTTGCAGGAGTTGTTCCGAAAG GTCCAATGTTCCTTTGAAAACTTCCCTCAGCAGTTGCCAACACAAGAAAGGACTACGATGCTCAGAAAGTTCTACCTCTTCCCAGGCCACTGA
- the ABHD11 gene encoding protein ABHD11, translating into MLRRLRRRPRPPPPAARSAVTAVPLSHALLGPTGARPPLVLLHGLFGSRGNLQTAANVLARRSGGQVLTLDARNHGGSPHSPVMTYEAMSLDVQQLLARLRIPKCIVLGHSMGGKTAMALALRRPDLVERLISVDISPVSTTLVSEFSAYISAMKSVSIPAGLSRSAARQLADSQLSPVVQHPQLRQFLLTNLVEVEGRYVWRVNLEAISHHLEDIMSFPVFHKPYPGPTLFLGGSNSPYISSKDYPEIHRLFPKADIQFIEGAGHIVHQDKFEEFITAVLNFLPPP; encoded by the exons atgctCCGCCGCctgcgccgccgcccccgcccgccgccgcccgccgcccgctccgCCGTGAC GGCCGTGCCCCTGTCCCACGCGTTGCTGGGTCCCACCGGGGCGCGGCCGCCCCTGGTGCTGCTCCACGGGCTGTTCGGCAGCCGCGGCAACCTCCAGACGGCGGCCAACGTGCTGGCGCGACGCAGCGGCGGCCAG GTGCTGACGCTGGACGCCCGCAACCACGGCggcagcccccacagcccgGTGATGACCTACGAGGCGATGAGCCTGGAcgtgcagcagctcctggcccgCCTGCGCATCCCCAAGTGCATCGTGCTGGGACACAGCATGGGCGGCAAGACGGCCATGGCGCTGGCCTTGCGGCGG CCAGACCTGGTGGAGCGCCTTATCTCCGTAGACATCAGCCCTGTCTCAACCACGCTCGTCTCCGAGTTCTCCGCCTACATCTCTGCCATGAAGTCAGTGAGCATCCCGGCTGGCCTGTCCCGCTCTGCAGCCCGCCAGCTGGCTGACAGCCAGCTGAGTCCAGTGGTCCAG CACCCTCAACTGAGGCAGTTCCTTCTCACCAACCTGGTGGAGGTGGAGGGCCGCTACGTCTGGCGTGTGAACCTGGAGGCTATCTCCCACCACTTGGAAGATATCATGAGCTTTCCTGTCTTCCACAAGCCGTACCCTGGCCCCACACTCTTTTTGGGAGGATCCAACTCACCCTATATCAG TTCCAAAGACTATCCAGAGATCCACCGCCTCTTTCCCAAGGCAGATATCCAGTTCATCGAAGGTGCAGGTCACATAGTCCATCAAGATAAATTTGAAGAATTCATCACCGCTGTCCTCAATTTCCTGCCACCACCATAG